The Primulina eburnea isolate SZY01 chromosome 18, ASM2296580v1, whole genome shotgun sequence genome segment GAAAACACTAATCAcatgcatgcatgaaaattaaTTACAAATCTATTTAAATAAATGGTCTAAAGGTATGTTAATTATTGGTATGATTTAATGAATATTTAACCAAATGTTATGAATGTGAACTTTTGCATTCAAATACGCGGTATACGGGCAAGGCGAGCCAACCCCCGTCCTAGCTACCCTAGCCCTTCCTGTCCGTCTGGTTGCAGCCTGCCCAGGCCCTAACCAAGCCCTGTCCTGACCCTGGTGCGCTGCTCCGCCTAGCCGTGCCCTTGCCAAAGAGAAAACCCTAGATCCCTAGGACTCTTCCTCCCTCATCCAAGTTCGGTTCCAGCTTTCGTCTTGTTCCCTAGCGGCTCTTTTCCTAGCcctttaacatattatattggCAGCGTGTCCTTGTAATTCATAACATATTTCTAACAAGcgtaaaatattcaaaatccactacaagaaaaacacaAATCAACAACACTCATACGACGgctcttttttcttttaacaacgattttaacaaaaaccgttgtctacgAGCGCttttttttgggctataacaacgatttttaaaaactgttgtctaggagctttttttttttttgctacaacGTTTGAACAAACCATTGTCTATAAGCGTTTTTTTATaggctacaacaacggtttttaaaaaccgttgtcttttggatGATTTTTTTGGGCTTCAACAACGTTTTTTCAAAAACGTTGTCGtagtttgtaattttttttaaaaaaaatcgattaatatttagcgacggttttaaaaaaaccgtcgctaaatgtagcgacggtttttataaaaccaaaTCAACGACGGGTTTAAGaaagaccgtcgctatatttagcgacagtttctgTACAACTGTCGcaattttaaattagcgacggtgcaTAACTGTCGCATTTTTAAATTTGTGACGTTTTAAAAAACCGCCgcttcatttttaaaattagcgatGAAATAACCGTTGTTAAGTTAATATGTGCGACGGTTATATAAATAACGGTCGCTAACCGCAACGGTTTAACTagccgtcgctaatagcgacataTTTACTACACtcgtcgctactagcgacggtttatacaaaAACCGTCGGACAGTGTCTATAAATATCTGCATCCTTGGTCTTTTTGTTCCCATATCAAAGTCTTCTCTCTTTCACGATTTTCGTTTCACTTACCAAATTCTTCTCTTTTTCACGATTTTCATCTCACTTTAATTGTAAGTGTTaaagattataaatattattaatttagtaagatTGTAAGGTTTTTTTGTTAGGTTTGTTAAATTATAACCCTAACTTTTTAATTTTACGGAAAAAATAGCTTCGGAAATTATatgacaaaccgtcgctaattagcgacaaaAACTATACTACAAagcgtcgctaattagcgacagaataaaaaaccgtcgctaattctAATTAGCGACAgaaaaaaaaccgtcgcaaattagcgacggaaattatatgactagcgacggtttttctagAAAAGCTGTCGCAAAAGTTAGTTTTACAACGATTTTTTAAtgttacgacaacggtttttctccGTCGTATTTAGACGTCTACGACAAcagttaaaaaccgttgtctttgagagcaccctttaaccacatggcctttaacaacggtttacaagacctacgacaacggtgtttcactgttgtctttgatgtctacgacaacagttttttaccgttgtctttgagcgcaccctttaaccacagaggctttaacaacgtttttatttgacctacgacaacggtttttcactgtTGTCTTTTGCCTTTTTTGTACTAGTGaaagtttaaaataatcatCCAAACGATAAATGATTTGTACTCAAATAATTTTCATGTTAAAATACATcaatcatgcataatatgatttgaatggtgTATAAATAAAGATTAGAagcatgcctttgcgttttagaaCACTCGAATATGCGATTGTCGGCGTGGGTTGCAAAGGGAGATGAACAGGCGACGAAGTCTCCTTGTTTTTCCTCATTAAATATTTCTAAAGTATGgatgtgttgtgtgtgtgtgtgttttaggcAGGATGAGCTTAATGAAGACCCTAGGTTTCTATTttatagatttgaaattttcaTGTTAATGGGCTTGGGTTTTGGACATTTTCGTTTAGGGATAATTGAGACTTCTAATCTTGATAAATTAGGCCCAATAATGAATATTTAATTGCaaaataaaagtttacaaaaattagttttcaaaaataatacttttggtCCTTTAAAAGTCTCTcttttgcccaaaaccggcttcctgGATAAATCGAGCTcatctcgtaaaataatttggactctactatttttataaaaaaaaataatcatattaataagccttgaaaacatttattggaaaaaaattattttggtcGTCCCCGATCTCCTTTCcccagcctattatcgaatatttaaataaaatctttAATTCTGATGAAATCATGTAatctaatcatttaatcatacaATTAGACCTATAATCATATAATATACATCAagtaagcatttaaaatcaattaaataaaacaattaagagaTTTAACACATTTGCATGAATGCGATTTACGTGGATTGACTTTTGGACGTTACAATCTCTTTGTCAATGTTTGAATTAAGATTGAGTGCCTAACCAAATTTTTTTAAGAAGCAGTATCTGACAATGctataattttagttttaacTCCTTACAAAcccaaatttatattttttccttttattatttaaataaatatattattttatccacAAAAATTACATGTGTCTTCTCcatctaaaatattatttttaaaaaatattgtttctcaattatcATGGAATAAGagtaaatacttattttgacatACGATGTACCTATTATTGGGTTTGAGAAACTTGATTTCGCTCTTTGAATATtccaaatatataataaaatacaaagaaaatgatatatatatatatgcttgaatttttataagtgatggaaatataaAAAGTTGAAAATGGTGAAGTGAAATTGCGACTAATACGGCGATACGATGATTATGATGATACAATGATATGTAAGCTAagactcagttgacgggtgagagtgtcgctgatgttgATGATACTAATATGATGATACGATATATTTTAGGATCTATCGACCttcagctgatacgaaagtcacaattaacgatccaaattcaataaaaggaaaaCATTCACGTATATGATAAAAAAGTTGAATGTATATGATggaaggaaaaatgtttaagctatgcatcttcatgaaaatatattataagcaaaattattttcatttttgcatgtaaatgtatatttattaataattgttatcatggttaagttttgctgagtcaatagacttaCTATgtatgatcgatgcaggtgagcatgagatcgatgttaatggaggtcttgatggttgatctagctggactgaaggtggACACAACCCGAGGATCGTCGCTAGTTTTCTGCACTTATGGTTATGACTTATGCTAATGATTTAAGTtacttttaagattttattgcTTACGAtacttttgagaggttttgagAGGATATTATAGTTAAGTTTAAATTCGAAATAATGTTAGTTTAGCTTGGTTGACGTTTTACGATTTATGTTTTGAAGtagtttcttttttattttcaaataacaGTTGGTGGGTTGATTTTAAATGGtgcaacatattcatattttaaatggttagtGTTTTGGCCGAATGaattagaaagaaaaaaaaatttctagtacatttaaaaaaaacgagtagtggatgtTTAATCTGAAACCATATCAAAATTAGTTTTgaacaaaattttcttttccacatCTAGATCCAAATAATATCCAAAACTTTAAACAAATCTCAATGATTCAAGCATGAGTGGCTATGATATAACTTTTTGGGGAAACCCATAAAACGCAGAATCTATCATGctaaatcattaagaatttgactCGAAAACTTAAGCGAAAGTGTATCTGAAGCCATATTTCTGAATTCTTTAGAACATGACTTTATCTTCAAGATCTACGCGCTCTTTCCTTGAGAGAAACATTTAGTTTTCTCTTCtaaactattttcttaatggggaAGAGAATATGGAAAATGATGACCCGAGATATAGGGACCATGAcccatatatataatatttatgattattttttgaTATTGTTGTTTTAACtcatcataaaaacataaattacACTTATGTCTCTATACATTAAAGGCCCACAACCTATTAGATACCTTAAAGCCCAATAACCTGAAACCCTTAGTTGATCACTTTATTTTTGCTCATAACTTAAACAACCCACAacacataattattcacatataagctcatataaataaattgatCCAACAACACAAACCTTTAGAAATCCTTAATTTAGGCATGTATACGTTTAAGAattcatgtaaaaaaaaaattcagtattGGAAGTATATTGAGAATGTAAGGGAGTGACTAAAACTGTAAGAATGGTGGTTCGGAAAACAAAAAACAGATAATATAAGGTTTCGTTTGTAAGAATGGTGGTTCGGAAAACAAAAAACAGATAATATAAGGTTTCGTTTCAAATCGAGAAGTTTCTGATCAGTATTACAAAATACATAAAATTACGAGAAAAAATATGCCACGTGAAATATAAAAATACATTGTTGACAATCCTAACATCTGTGTCCAAAAATTGTTTTGAAACTAAAAATACACAGACAAAGGTTGTCGCCATATTCTTGTGCTGTGAGAAAATAATTAAGCAGATTGCTTAGCAGCAGCAGAAGCAGGGACGCACAAGGGTGGATTCTGTTTGCCGGTCAAGCTAGGCTTTACGTTGCTACACTTGGTGGTGATAGGGCCGAGTCTTCCGTCGTATGTAAGATCGATGTTACCCACCTGAACATTTTCACAAGGCTTATTCCTGCTGCAGATAAGTTTCACCGCGACAGGATCATTTGTCGTGCCCTTGATTTTGTCGATTTTTACGTTGCTGATCTTAACGAGGGATGGGGTCTGTATATAATCAATGAAAGAAAAAGTGAATTTTAGCGTGATGCGCGTTTGTTAAATAAGTTGGCGATGGCATGAGATGAATTACGTACGTCGAGTTTGCACAGGTTGTGTGGGCAATATTCTTGATCTATGACAATCGGGTACGTAACGTTGGTCATGATAAGATCTTCGAATTGCAGATTGGTGACCTTCAAAGTGGCAGGAGCCGATGGCCAAGTTTTGATCCTAACCCCGTTCTGCGTGCCGAGGAAGGTGCAGTTCTTGACGTAGATCCCCACAACATCCTTCTCAGTCGTGAACTTGCCCAAGCTTCCGACGCTGATACCATGACCGGGCCCACAGATCACGTTTTGGATGTGGACTTGCTCGGTTCCATCACCTATTGACACACAATCGTCTCCGGTTTTTATAACCGAGTCGGTGACGTTCACCAGTTTGGAACGTGCTATATGGATGCCGTCGGTATTTGGGCTGTCTCCGGGTGCAGAAATCGTGAAGCGGAGGAACGTGACGTTGTAGCAGCCTATCACGTTTACGTGGAAGTTCTTGCTGTCTTTGGTGGTCACGTCGCGGATGGTTGAGTTGGTGATGAAGTTGAAGCTCAAGTTCTGTATGCATTCAGAAAAACTTGTTGAACAATGTATCCTCTCTGTGATGTTCATAAGCCCTAAAGACACTGAATAAGAGCCATCAAAACCGGAATAGTAATTTTTTATCCAGTTTCTATCTTTAGCCCTGGTGGCCcgttttgtttttaaatttttatgtaaattttgtataaattttgaataatatgatattagcccgggtagatcaatttaaaatattagaagATTCTAGAATTTAAAATTCTAGCCCGAGCAGAGCCATATTTCTGGCTCCGCCCCTGCATCTCACCCAGAGACGGAGCCACCCCAAAGGCTGGGTGGGCTCCAGCCCAGGCTTGATTTTTGGgcttatttaaaaatatggattgagttttttaaaaataattttgaccATTTTAGCCCATAATTTTAgccaacaaatttaaaaaataaaataacattgAGTATATtacaaattttagcccatattTTATCCCACAAATTTTTAGCCCATCGAAACTTTTTTGGGCTACGTCCCTGATCTCACCAATGGAAGTTTGACGCAGTTTTGGTTCTTGTGACAGTCATTCCTCTTCCAGGCTTCATGTCCTTGGCCGTCAAAGACTCCGCCGCCTGAAAGAGTGAAATTATCGAGATAATTGATGGTCACCCACTCCCCTTGTTTGTTAGGCATTTGAGTTGGATCCAAAGGAGCTTTCAAAACGCCTTCGACCTTAAGCTCAATAGAAGCCTTATTAGGTCCAACCAATTTTGCTTGCTTCAAAAACCATGTCCCTTTTGGAATCCAAACTGTGCTTGGAGTTGGTGATGCACATGCTTCCTTCCAAGCAGCCAATAAAGCCTGCATTAAAATCAATTTTTATGTCCTCTTTATCACCAATTCGTTCATTTTTTTCATACAAATTTAGTATCTATTAGTTATCCGATATTTGCGTATACACCTGACTTATATCTGCATTCGCTTTCGCACCAAACGTCCTCACGTCGAATACTTTCGTCTGTGCGTTGGCAATGCATGCCAAGAATGACAAAAAGAAGAGAACTCTGCAAATGAATGTTGGAGCCATTTAGTTTTTTGTATTTTCCTGCTTTTTTTTTTGTACAAATGTCTTTCCTAGAATATAAgcaaatttataattatattgaGGTAAAGTTGAGAGCCACAAAACATGCCCTACCATTCATGTAATCTGTCTTTTTAGGATTCGGAGAATATTTATTGGTCgattaatatattttctattagGGTCTTGTTTAAGTTATCCACCATGAAAATATGGATGGGTTCAAGTTCCAAGAATTAGGCTATATATGGTTAAAAAATTTGTGGTGCCAAGTTTTCTTGTTATTAAATAACTATGTTAGAAGtgatattatggatattaaCACAATAATCATGTTAGAATAGATGTCCTCCAATGGTTggttaatgattttattgactcaCTTGTAATTAAcagtttatattttaatataatttacgtATCATTGCCTCGTTttactttatatatatactcaTGCGATTGACAAAGATAAAGAACTTggttatactttaatacaaatgaatcataCTTCGATCTTAAAATTCATttgtaaacacaatatattctaaattcgttctcGTCGATTCAACCGTCTAAAAACAAGGATAAAAGACGCTTAAGTTTTAGAATAACATCTATGATGTTGTGTATTATGTTTCATAGCAAGGGCATAGAGATGACCAATCATGCATGTAACTCCCGAAAACACTAATCAcatgcatgcatgaaaattaaTTACAAATCTATTTAAATAAATGGTCTAAAGGTATGTTAATTATTGGTATGATTTAATGAATATTTAACCAAATGTTATGAATGTGAACCTTTGCATTCAAATACGCGTTATACGGCCAAGGCGAGAGAACCGGGGACGATTTTGATGAGATGTCTATTTCTAAAAGTTTAGGAATTATAAACTCGAGGTTTAGCGATCCAAAATAGGAAAGTGGCGAATTTATAAATAGTAAGGGACGAACTTAATCTGTTACGAACTTTTGCTAGAAAATGAGAAGTTTAATTTCGGACTTACTATACCAGAAAAAGTGGCACCAAATATTTGTAAATATTCTTTGGACTTTTAGTGGATTAATTATGGTTTTAATTATGAAACATCACTtacttttaactttaaaatttaaataaatactaggaaatttttggaaaaaaaatacattttcttCTGACTTCAAAACCATCCAacataaaaactaatatttaaaaatcttaaatgcataaaatcaaTAAATTGTCACCCACAAAATCGTAcgtcaaattttaaataatctGAGCActaaacttcaaaataaagcacaaatctataataaaatactcctcaaaatctttactttaaaaatttcaatcttaagctaa includes the following:
- the LOC140818969 gene encoding polygalacturonase-like, encoding MAPTFICRVLFFLSFLACIANAQTKVFDVRTFGAKANADISQALLAAWKEACASPTPSTVWIPKGTWFLKQAKLVGPNKASIELKVEGVLKAPLDPTQMPNKQGEWVTINYLDNFTLSGGGVFDGQGHEAWKRNDCHKNQNCVKLPLNLSFNFITNSTIRDVTTKDSKNFHVNVIGCYNVTFLRFTISAPGDSPNTDGIHIARSKLVNVTDSVIKTGDDCVSIGDGTEQVHIQNVICGPGHGISVGSLGKFTTEKDVVGIYVKNCTFLGTQNGVRIKTWPSAPATLKVTNLQFEDLIMTNVTYPIVIDQEYCPHNLCKLDTPSLVKISNVKIDKIKGTTNDPVAVKLICSRNKPCENVQVGNIDLTYDGRLGPITTKCSNVKPSLTGKQNPPLCVPASAAAKQSA